In the Triticum aestivum cultivar Chinese Spring chromosome 2B, IWGSC CS RefSeq v2.1, whole genome shotgun sequence genome, ATTCTCCAGACTAGTCCGTGTTAGTACAACAGGTACCTGAGCTACCAGTTTTTAACAAGTATTTGAATCTGGACACTTCTTAGTGGTTGGAGTTCATATTCGTTCCTAGACAGTAATAGCATCAACTTGAGACATTAATTAGTTGCTACTAGCATCACAAGCGCTAGTGTCTACTGATACATATGCTGCTACTACTACAAGTGATAAGTTAGATAGCCTAAAATTATGGTGCCATCTAGTTAATGTTCTCGTGGAAGCTTTCAATAAAGCTGGGTGAGCATTTTGTACAAAATAAATTCACATGGTAGTTATGCCGATGGCAGATTGTAATAGACAATCGGGTACCAGACAGTGTTTTTTAGCAAGTGCTATTTGTATCACTACCGGACTAACagactatgccgacggccttcgGCCGTCGGCTTAGGCCCATTGTCGTCGGCCTAGGTCTATGGCGACGACCACCGTCGGCATATCCCCGTCGGCGTGGATAACGTCAACGTAGTtgtgtcagaccgtcggcatagaaaTGCCATCGGCATATATGTATATGTCGACGGCGTCCGTACGGTCGTCGGCATAGAAAAACCGTCAGCGCAGATTTTCACcagacggcaacggacggcgccgtcaaacaTGCTGGGCTGTTGCTGGCATTGGTATGCCGatggcttggccgtcggcataccAGTGCCACGCGGCAGCTTCTGGTCACTCCTGGGAGAAAGGTATGCCGGCGGCCAGGCCATCGGCATATCAGTGCCACGTGGCAGCACCCGGTTTCTCCTGGCCATtactatgccgacggcttggccgtcggcatagatctgttCTGTTTTTTTATTTGCTCTGTTTTCTCTCTTTTCATTCCATTTGACAGCATTCAAAGACACAAAATATGACAGTATGCATATATACACAGAAATATGACAGACCATCAGATACTCAAGATCATCATCAAGTTCATTATCTAAAGATACTCAAGATCATCATAATCATCTAAatatactcaagttcatcatctaaagatcatcaacatcatcatcgtcaaaaCTTTATGAACATAAGTATTGCAAGacatggaacatcatcatcgtcatctaaaGAAACTAAGAAGTAGGAACATGATAAGTATGGCACGACGGCCACAGGCGCGAGTATCATCATCAACATCAGGCATGACCACCACCGCCAAAACCAGCACCGCCAAGACCGCCACCGCCAAGACACCACCGCCAAAACCAGCACCGCCAAGACCGCCACCGCCAAGACACCACCGCCAAAACCAGCACCGCCAAGACAATCACCACCAAGACCGCCACCTCcttgccagatcggagtgactggagTCGAGCcgccggtcccctacatgtttgagaaGAGATTGTaatggtaaatatgatatgatagtgttgaatgaagaGATTGTAAGGACAAATGTACTAACCGGAGTGTCACTGCCTAGTGCCAACCATTCATCGAACatgggcacgtgtgggggttctccagCAGGTGGTGGTGGGGATCCCATctgtggtggatccgtgcggttagtccaagacgccaacatagcctggatgttggttaaacaagcaaactagaaggtcaGAAGGAATGAAGTGCAAATTTTAGCTTGGTTTTGAGAGGACAAAACTAACCGTCATCATTTGACGGTTgcaatcatcgtttgccttcactcgttgcagTCAACTAGTAAGGATAGAGTGTGAGTCCGTGTGTTCATAGGAGTGAGTGTATGTCCATGTATGTGAGCGTCACTGATTGTATTGTGTTAAAAGAACACAGTTGCAACATTCTCTAAAAACACAACTGCAACGCACCATAGAAAATCAAAAGGATCTTCCAAGTTATTTCGGCCCACAACGTTAGGGACTGCGTCAGTTGCCTCGGCCAGATAGATGAGCTTCTACCTCCCAGATCGAGAGCATATATCTGGTCGACGAAAAAACCGAGGGCAGCCAAGCAACTGGCCATGTGCTGCCTCGACAAAGGCTCACTCGTCGTGTGTCGAGAGGAGCCAAGCGAGCTCCTCCACCATTCAGACCTTTTATACCACCGTGCAACTCGGTTTTGGTCAAATTTGAAACTTTAATCACATGTTTTGATTGAATATATGGAAGTCTAATACATAGAATTTTCTTCAAATATACGCTTATCATATAACAATTCTCTTAAATTTTATGGCACACTGTAGTAAAAAGTGATGACTAAAATCAAAGTACCAAATTTGGAGAAAAAATATACAATATTCACAGCGTGGCGATTCAAAGCTTAATATTTTATGATTTCTGCATAACTAGATAGTCCTCTAAAGTGAGCAagcctaaaccctaaaccctaaatatATAAACGTCAAAACAGCGATTTAATGCCCATCCTGGCTAGCTACTCTACCAGAACGAAGTTTGTTAATTAAGTGGAACTATGCACCAGCTAACTGCGTCTATGCATGCGTGCAATGAAAGACACCTCAGGGCTGAGGTGACGTAGTGCACAGACAACTGGAGTAATTTGTTAACATGATACAGGTTAACAAATCGAGTTACTTTTCAGTAGTCGGATTTTAGTAAGCGTCCACGCAAGTGATTTAAGTATGGATAAAGCATTATACCATTAGGTGACAAGATCAACAAATCATATGCTAATTTATCTCCCAGGAATGGCCTGCCAACTTTGCGTTCAAGATCTTCTCTTTACCCAAAAAAACTTTCCGATCAACACTTGAACCAACTCTAGCTACCACTCAATTATTGTCTAGTGCCCGGTACCGGTGAGCACACCATCCTGCTTTACTGAATGATCCTTGAAAGCTTGATACGTATGTGCACCATAAGACTTGGCATGTTGCATTTCTCACTCTTTTATCAGAGCACACGAACTGACCGCTGCAATTGTGCAAACTTAAGCACTCATGGTTTAATGCAAACTTGCTCGCTCGAGCTGGTTGTTCAAACACTCCTAAATTAATTCTTCATTTTATACCATACATGTGGACCAATTTTTATAAACCTAGGTAGCATTTGCTGTAATTATCGTTGATATGGCAAGGGATGGATGTGGACCAAACATAACTAGGTAATCAAAGAAAAAAATCTACAGTAAAAAACAAGCATTTTGGACACTTGTAACCACCATTAGTTTCTAAAACGTTGATTTGCCCAGTTTCTTCACTTGTAACCACGAACAGTTTCTAAATATTTCAGTCAGATGCACAGAAATCATACGTAAAGATTTATCTTCAAAAATGTTTACATAATATAACAAAAATTCTGCTATGTTTTCTGAATATGTTTTAACAAAAATTAAGGATAAAATATATAAACATTTAAAATTTGAAAGACCATGTCAACATGCAAAGCATGCACACACTTTGCATGAAAAAAAATTGCAGGTCGATACACATCATCCGATCATATACATTAAAAACAAGAATGCCAGCTTCCAAACTTCAAAGGGAGCTAGATAGTGGGTTCATATCAATGTTTTCCTGGTGGTTGTGGCTATATTGTCATACAATCTTCTAGAACGAAGCTTATTAAGTGATATTGAGCATACTCCAACTAATTGCATCCATCCATTCATGCAAGTGACCTATGGTGACATAGTGCAGAGACAACTAATTTGGTTTCTTACGGTAGATGTCAACAAATCAAGCCACTTTTCAGTAGTCGGCTTTTAGGTTAGCTAGTAAGCACGCATCCATGTAATTAAAATACTTGTAAATAATCTTGGGCTAGAACTAGCTAGTGACAAGATCCACTAATCATACCCTAATTAATGATCAAGAATGGAGACTGCCAACGTAGGTTGGGTTCAACACCTGAACTAACTCTAGCTACCCCTCACTTCAATCATTCTCTAGTGGCCGGTACTCGTGAGCACACCATCGTGAACTTCCTTATCTCCTTTATGTGACGGCAAAATGAACTCGAGAATTTTAAAGTGGTAATAGTACGATTGACTCAGATGTCATGTTTGAAAATGATGTGTTTTTTGCATAGAAATATCTGCATGATCAGATGGTTGCTCTCCACGGCCAAAAAAAAGGAACTCAACTTTCTAACTCATCCCACTCATAGGCACATCATACTAATTAGATGGCATAGCTGTATGAAAGGATCGAACTACATGACTTTTCCTTTCCTTTCACTTTGAGGTTGCTTGTAAtgggtagtatcataagttagcatcatgcatatgataccagtgtgtgatactacctccctaatgcatagtatcatgtactagtatcatagatgactttatttattgccatgcatgacacatagtagcattgcatttattatgatacggtatcattgtatgatactcaaccctttcttttttcatttaattatatgccacatcatcaaaattgcctacttggcatgcatgatactagctatgatactcgcATTACGACCAGCCTGAGATGTCGAAATAATTAGTGGGGAAAGATGGCAATGATGGTTAACTTTCTTCTCGTAATCATTTTGTGGTTATGCTCTCTATGCAAACACCTTGCATGGCGGACTATCTGGTGTGATgtatagttttttttttttgcggggtgtgATGTATAGAATTTGAATGTTCCTTGTAGGGGTAACACAACCTATTTGCATCGGGAATATATATTCTATTCAGTTCTCATCGTAGTGCATCTGCTGTACTTTTGCATGCAAAACTGAAAATTTATCAGTAGGGATTATATTACAAATAGATAGATTTCACAACACCCGACTGACCTCGAGACAGGCACGTTGCGGCGTCGTTGGTGAGGGCTCACCAAGACTTTGCGATAGTGGAGGACAGGATTTGACTTGTAGTCGTCACCATGCGGTCCACGAACCTGATTATAATTTTTTTATACTTCTGATGGTGTTCTCTGTACTGCTATGACAGATGATGAATACATTGAATTTTTTTCTGAAAAATAGTGCAAAGGAcagagagaagaggaagaagagcattGGAACACTCAAGGACCAAGAAGGGCGGTTGTTGGATTTCCATATAATTGTCCGTGTAAAATTGGCTGAAAGCTAGTCTTTTCTTGACAATTGGTTGAAAGCTAGTTAATTAAACAGACAATATATTTCTGTTAAGAGATTAATGAAAAAGGGTGGTGACTGGTTGGAAAAAAATCGtataaaagtttgaaaaaaaatcagtcGCCTGATGTATAGGCGGTCGCTAAAGATGAAAGGTAGACAAAAGGCACGATCAAATCGACAGGCAAGGCAAAAAGTCTTTCAATTGAGCCAAAGAGGACAGCATGCCACTCCAGAAACCCCAAACCAAATAGCATTAAAACAGGTCAAAAACTGACTGTAGTTCACTAACTTGCGTTCGACGTTACGATCGATCAAATGGACTTTATTGTCAACAATGCGTTATCATACGTGGCAAACACACACCACACTTGCCACCCACACACCGCGGAACTCATAAATCGCCCGGGCCTCTGCTACCTAGCTCCTGCTCGAAATAAAGCTTCGTCGTTTCCACAAACActtgtgtgtgcacgcgcgcaccATGGTCATGCACGCCGCCGCAATCACCACCACGCTTCTTCTGCCCGTCGCCCTCCTCTTCGTCTCCGCCGTGATCATGTCCGGCGCTTCGGCTTCGTCACCGTCGTCACTGCGGTTCCACTACATCGACCCTCGCAACTTCACCATGGCTGCGCCCACGTCACCGTCCCCCTCCTCGTTGTCGCGCCGCGATGGCCGCCCCTCGCTTGCACTGCTGCACCGCGACGCCGTTTCCGGCAGGACGTACCCGTCCACGCGGCACGCCATGCTTGGTCTCGCGGCAAGGGACGGCGCGCGGGCACAGTACCTCCAGCGCCGCCTCTCGCCGACGACGATGACCACGGAGGTGGGGTCGGAGGTGGTGTCGGGCATCTCCGAGGGCAGCGGCGAGTACTTCGTGCGCGTCGGCGTGGGGTCGCCGCCCACGGAGCAGTACCTCGTCGTGGACTCCGGGAGCGACGTCATCTGGGTACAGTGCCGCCCCTGCGCCGAGTGCTACCAGCAGGCCGACCCACTCTTCGATCCGGCAGGGTCGGCGTCTTTTGCCGCCGTGCCGTGCGGCTCCGGCGTCTGCAGGACGCTACCCGGAGGATCCTCCGACTGCGCCGACTCCGGAGCGTGCCGGTACCAGGTGTCGTACGGGGACGGGTCGTACACCCAGGGCGTGCTCGCGATGGAGACGCTCACGTTCGGGGACAGCACGCCGGTGCAGGGCGTCGCAATCGGCTGCGGCCACCGCAACCGCGGCCTCTTCGTCGGGGCGGCCGGCCTGCTCGGCCTCGGCTGGGGCCCCATGTCGCTCGTCGGGCAGCTGGGCGGCGCTGCCGGCGGCGCGTTCAGCTACTGCCTCGCCAGCCGCGGCGCCGACGCCGGCGCCGGGTCGCTCGTGTTCGGCCGGGACGACGCCATGCCGGTGGGCGCCGTGTGGGTGCCTCTGCTGCGCAACGCGCAGGAGCCGAGCTTCTACTACGTGGGCCTGACGGGGCTCGGCGTCGGCGGCGAGAGGCTCCCGCTACAGGACGGGCTCTTCGACCTCaccgaggacggcggcggcggcgtggtgttGGACACCGGCACGGCCGTGACGCGGCTCCCGCCGGACGCCTACGCCGCGCTGCGCGACGCGTTCGCGGACGCCGTTGGCGGCGGCCTCCCGCGCGCGCCGGGCGTGTCGCTGCTGGACACGTGTTACGACCTGAGCGGATACGCGAGCGTGCGCGTGCCGACGGTGGCCCTCTACTTCGGGCGGGACGGCGCGGCGTTGACGCTGCCGGCGAGGAACCTGCTGGTGGAGATGGGCGGCGGCGTGTACTGCCTGGCGTtcgcggcgtcggcgtcggggctgTCCATCCTCGGCAACATACAGCAGCAGGGGATCCAGATCACCGTCGACTCCGCCACTGGTTACGTCGGCTTCGGACCAACTACGTGCTAGCACAAGCCTAGCTACTAGTTCTGCTGCCACGTCCCACGTTGAGGATCGCAAAGGCGCGCGTATATATACAGCTGCAGGATGGGATCGTATTGTACAGTATATACATATGTGTAGGTACTCCGTGCTACTAATTAACAGTTTAGTGGGGATAAGCAAAGGAACTTTGTAAGTATCTTCCTCCCGAAGACAGGAAAAGCGATTTAATTTTTCGCCGGCgttctccggcggctcccctccatCGACAACCTCAGTCGTTGGTGGTGAGTGGGGTTGCCGGATTCACGTGTGTGAATAGTTTTATGCCAAAGTAGTTTAattttttaggttgttcatcgtcttggcttcggcggcggcgatggcgacacTGAATAAAATTTCTTCAGATCCTAACCCGGTGAGACGATTGGTCTTATCGTTGGGGATTGATTTGGAATACAGTCTGTTCAAGCAcggatggtgtggcggcggcatcctcgtggtggacattGTCCTcaggctccgccgttgcgacggcgtcTGCAGCGGCGTCGGCGCGGAGCGTGGGAGGTAGtctaggagcagatgcagattgtGGTATGCATCGACAACATCTCGAAGACGAAACGTGTGCTAGGTTCGTGGTtgatggatggcaggtatggtttcctccttcggcgtcttagtcgtggtggggagTCAGAtatggagttcgatggcgtgtccggggtgttgccctggTCCGATTCGTTCAACGACAATGGCTTAACTTTTGgggagccaccttggaggtccgcaaagctacTTATCagcgcgtcgagctcgggtgaggaggtgatttgTTATTCTATTCTTCAGTGgttgctgtggtggtgccggaggcaggggATGGACGTTGGTGTCAAATTCAGAGATGTTTTGCTCTCTTTTTAGTTTCAGAGGTGTCAAATTCAGAGATGTACTTTGATCTTTATCATATGAATGATACACGCATTACCATGTAAAAAAACTTTGTAAGCAAAAGCAAAGATGAATAGTTGATAGTTTTGTTGTTATTTTTGAATCTTTATTTCTTTGTCACACATCAACGAACCAGATCTTTCTTCGCAAGAAAAAACGCACCGGATCTTTCGAGGAAAAAATAAAAGAACCAGATTAAGTTTTGAACACTCTTAAAAAAAGCACACCAACAAATCTAAGGTTTCATAAAAAGGAATAAATTATGTGATAATTTGGCTGAAGAATATTTTGAGGTTGCATACAATTCAATAGTCTATTCAAGATTTAGTAATTTCTCTGAGAAATTGGGTAGCGCCGGAGATCAGGTGACTGAATTTAATATTAAGATCAGTCACTTTTTTAGGAGATTTATCCGATTGCATCACACGATAGCTCACTATCCATTCCATTACACTCGGCCGTTCACACATACAACAGCCAACCGGCTAATCGCATATGCAGTATTTAGTTCATTATTAAACACCAGTCATTAACACTTCATGATTCATCACATGCATAAGAGCATGGTTAGTAGTACAGCCAGCTGATGGCTATATGATatggccatttcatctatagccaaccttatagccagcAAATATAATAATAAAATATAAGATATAGTAATTCATTAATTCATGGCACACCTCTCACTCTCACATAGTGGCTAGTAGCACGTGCTGCAACTGGCTCTTATTCTATTTCTATAGCTGACATTTGCATTTatacttagagcaactctagcagaccccgcaaaaatacgacccgcaaaacgcgtttgcgggTTGACGAAGGTCGCGTTTGCGGGTCAAAAACATGCACGGCCGAGGAGAACCCGTATATAAATCTGCATGTTTTGGAAAAATACTTTCGCGGGAGAAACTGCACAAACATAGTTCATCACATGATCAACAAACTACAAGCACAGCTATACTACATACTACGTTAAACTAGTACTAGGGGGTCGGACCtgacggcggcgaggtcgcggcAAATTGGATGACGCCGTGGAGGAGCTggacgctcaatcctcctcgccggagctgcacagATTGACGTACTTCTTCGCCTGCTCCGCGCGGATGCGGCGCCACTCGTCAGCCTTCTCGTTGGCGGCGACGTTGTCGGCGACCGCCTGCCGCCACTCGAGGGCTTCGAGCTCCTCGGCGTGgcgccggcgctcctcctcctcgcgcacgctccGCTCGGCGATGTCGGCGGCGACAGCGGCGAAGTCCGCGACAAAGTCCTCGGGCCCAAGGACTCCGCGGCggccgagcggagcgggctcctcgggctcctccttcacCGGGACGAACGGCGCCGGTGGCTccgactcctcctcctcgtccgaccactccctcttcacggggaggaaccccgcggcggaggaggaggaggatccggcgtaggaagacctcgcggaggagaaggacgcgcgccgacggtcgtactcctccgtctcgcggCGCTCGAAACTCGTTGACGGCGACAGCCCGTGGTTGGTCCACTTCCAGGGGCCACGCTTCCTCGCGCCGTTGCACCGGATGCGCCGCTCACGCTCCGGGTCCCTCTCATGGCCGCATCTGCTGCCggagccgcgtccggagctccacatttgcccccacatggcggctggaggcggggcgcagggtcgccggcggcgagaaattgGGAGAAGGGAAAGGGGAATCGGGTGGCTCGCGGCGGCGGGGGGATAGGGTTTGGACCCGCAAAAGGGTCGCGGAAGCACACTTATAGTGCTCGTGGCGTGCGgtttgcgggctgcggcaaaaAATTTTGCGGccgggcgagtatgcgggctctATTCTGGCCGGGAAATTGTCTcgagcccgcatactcgccggaatttttgcgggccgggcgttttgcggggtctgctagagttgctcttacacaCACAAAAATAACAACTCACGTTTTTTTAAGAAGGAATGAATTGGTGGTGGCATTTGCATTACTctttaaaaagaaagaaaacaatagAAGAAAATAATGATAAAATTTGCAAACAGTTTACACAAAAGTTTTTGTTtgtaatatgcaagaataagaatATAATAGTGGTATTCCGAAAAAGAGGTTGCTAAGAAGTAATGAATCAGTTACATACTAACATTGGTATCACCCtttaagaaaaaagaaaacaaaaataacaaTAAACTAGAAATAATTAAATATTCTAAAGAAGAATGAATTAGTGATATTGGTATTACCATTTAAGAAGAAAGGAAATGGGGAAAAGTATCTAAAACAAACATTGATAAATTTGCACAAAATATACATAACAAATATTCATTCTAAATATATGCACAAATAAGCCTATAGagtggatcccccccccccccccccaaaaaaatctCAAACTTAAGaatgaatgaattagtggcatcaGTAATACCCTTAAAGTAGAATGAAATGAAATATACTAAAACAATAAAACAATATAAAAATAATGATTTTTGAGAAGTGAATTCATTAATGGCTGTTTGACGTGTTTTTGCACTTCCTGCTTTCAGAAAATCTAAGTTTAATTTTAGTTTCTTTTTCAGTGCAAGTTATACACATCTATGATCGGGTGTACATGCACATACATATACGCAATAGGCAATCCTCGATTCGGCTGTACGTGCATGCATGCACTTTGAGTTTTGCTCACATTACTAACTAATGTATACTTGCACTAGATACTCGGAGGTATAGTCTTACATACATGCAGGCTTACACTTTGGAAGGCCAAATCCACATCTATACCATGCACGCGTGAGATAACTTATAGATATATACGTAACTCTCTTTGAGTACCCGTATACCGGCACCCTGGCCGACGCATATTTATACATCTCCGAATACCCGCATATTTACACAACCAAAAAAGGAAAAGGGTAAGCAATACACGGGAGAAGATATTTGGTATGTATGTATGTGGGGTTTTGTTTTTGCAGAAGTATGCGCCAAGAAAAATAATGAAGGGATAAGCAGCGAAGGTAGATGGATTAGTTGCAGTCCATATCCCGTCCAAGAAAATCGGCAACAGCCGAACGGCCGTGGCCTTGCTGCGCGTCGCCATCCATCCAGCCACCCTGCTTCCTATATATACAGATACAAAGCACGACCGGCAGAAAACGCACGGGGGGCGACGCACGAGGAgaggagatacacggaggcatcgAGAAACACTAGGAGGAGACGCGCCCGTGCGGCAGCGTCGATGGAGTTGGCATCTTGCGGGAGGAGACGTACATAAAAGATGCTGCTGCGGCAGCGCCGAGGCCGATTAGACGACGAGAAGCTGCAGCTAGCGCCCGGGAGGACGACTCGGAAGCTGCCCAATCTTGGCCGGCGCGTCGGGACTCGGGAGTGGCAACGACGCCCTCATCACCCTCTTTCTTTTCTTTGACGTTGTTTTAACAGGGTTCAGGAAGGGCAAGAGAGGGACTCACGCACGACAggggagaggacgaggaggagatgcGCCCCTGGCGGCAGCATCGGCAAGATCGGGACGGAGATGACGGCTGCGGCGAGTACGGCCGGCGGCTCCGTCGCAACGATGCAAGTATGCATGCAAGAAGACCGGCGAGAGGACACCGCTGCAGCGGACAGTGGCACCTGTCCCAGCCCGACGACCGCGACGGCAACACACACGATGCCGTTGCGTGTCAAGTCAGGCTAGCTCTTCAGAAAGCGTGGAGACATATCGAGATGCATGACACATGCATGCAAGGGCACGTATGATGCTCTTCTCTTCAATGAcccgttcttttttttctttctgttcttaaTACACCAGATCGCATCAAGAGAAACGTCAAGGGGAAATAGCAGGGGAGAGGTACGCATCGACGCACCCCCAGGAGGTGACGGCACGTAGTGGACGCGGGCAAGAGGAGACGCGCCCCAGGCCGGCGGTGGCGCTGGCCACATCCTGAGTTCGGTGACGGGCCGACGACGACGGCGTCGACTCGCAAGGCGTGCACTGCGTGTGCGCTGCCATGAGGCGTTTGCAGTGGCGCCGAGCTGGAGGCGTTGTGGCCACAGAGAAGAAGAACACGTTCGCGGCGACAACGGCAACGGGAGCACGTTGCCAACGATCTGACATTAGACGCACCCACAGCGTGCTGGCACCCGGCAAGATGAAGAACGGGCAGCAACACATGCCCTGCTGACTAACTTCTTTTGATCTACATATATACTATATGTTTTCGTCTAGCAGGGGTCAGAGAGAAAACATCAGAAGCAGCACCTGGGGACGGAGGCACGGCCGGAGAGGCAACTCACCATGCACACACACACAGGTCGGGAGCGTTGCCGAAAGCAATGTTCGCATGACCGGACCCCCGTCGGAGATGGAGCCGCCGGACCGGAAGGTGAAGTGGACGTTGCCGGAGATGGTCTTCACCAAGCCAGCGCCACAAAGAACGACGAAGAGGTCATTATCACCACCTGATGTTCGCCTCGTCACGACGGTTCGGCCAAGACGACGACACGGAGCACGCCACGATGCCGCCCACCGTCGAGGTCGCCAGCTCGATGCCCTGGAGGTCGACGCCACGGTGGCCACTCCACTCATCACCACGCGATGAGGACGACGCGTCACCGGAACTCATCTTCACCAAGCCCGCGCTATGGATGCTGACCCTACCGAGGTCGGTGTCATAGAGGTCGACGCGACGGTGGCCGCCCCCCACTCATCACCGCTCGACGAGGGCGACGCGTCTCCGGAGCTCATCTTCACCAAGCCCGCGCTATGGACGCTGACG is a window encoding:
- the LOC123042738 gene encoding protein ASPARTIC PROTEASE IN GUARD CELL 2, yielding MVMHAAAITTTLLLPVALLFVSAVIMSGASASSPSSLRFHYIDPRNFTMAAPTSPSPSSLSRRDGRPSLALLHRDAVSGRTYPSTRHAMLGLAARDGARAQYLQRRLSPTTMTTEVGSEVVSGISEGSGEYFVRVGVGSPPTEQYLVVDSGSDVIWVQCRPCAECYQQADPLFDPAGSASFAAVPCGSGVCRTLPGGSSDCADSGACRYQVSYGDGSYTQGVLAMETLTFGDSTPVQGVAIGCGHRNRGLFVGAAGLLGLGWGPMSLVGQLGGAAGGAFSYCLASRGADAGAGSLVFGRDDAMPVGAVWVPLLRNAQEPSFYYVGLTGLGVGGERLPLQDGLFDLTEDGGGGVVLDTGTAVTRLPPDAYAALRDAFADAVGGGLPRAPGVSLLDTCYDLSGYASVRVPTVALYFGRDGAALTLPARNLLVEMGGGVYCLAFAASASGLSILGNIQQQGIQITVDSATGYVGFGPTTC